One Deinococcus psychrotolerans genomic window, CGCGCACCGACAAGCTGCCGGCTTCGGCCCCCGGCACGCAGAGGATGGCGGCTCTGAGCAGGCCCGGCAAGTCTGGCTCGTCGCTGCCCTGCTCCGCCAGAAATCTCAGCAGCGAGCGGATGGTGGCCGCGCCGGGAGAAGCGTCGTTAAACGGTGAAGGCGGCAGCGCTTCTGGTCGCGGTTGCCACTCGGCCAGAATTTGATTGCGCCCGGCTCCCTTGGCCAAATACAGCAGCTCATCGGCCCGCTGAAAGGCCTGTTCGCCCTCAGCGACCAAGCCGCCGGATACCGTCAGCGCAAAATTGAGGCTGCTGAAGTGCTTGCGCTGCACTTCGGCCAAAGCCGCTTGCAGCTGCTGAGTGAAGGCCTGCACGGTGTGCTGAGCTTCTGCGTGCTTGACGCTCAGCCGCACCGCGAATTCCTCGCCGCCCACCCGGTAAGCCCGGCTGCGCTCATTGAGGTGAGCACTCAGCACCTTGCTGAACTGCTTAAGCACTTGGTCGCCGTAGAGGTGGCCGTGTTCGTCGTTGACCCGTTTGAAATGGTCGAGGTCGAGCAGCAGCAAAAAACGGGCCTCGGGGTGGTTCGGGCTGAGCGGCGGCTGATCTTCTTCAAAAGCGTAGCGGTTGTGCAGGCCAGTCAGGGCGTCGCGGGTGGCGAGGCGCTGGTAGCGGCGGTTGCTGACCACGGTTTGCCGGGCCAGCGACACCAGCGCGGCCCACAAGCAAAAGCCGGTGATGCTAAAGACCACTTTGATGATGTACAGTTCGGCGGCCACGCTGAATGCCTGCGGGGCCCGCACAAAATTGAGCAGCAAGACGGCGCTGCTCGGCACAAACAGCAGCGCGGCGTACACGGCCCTTTGTTTGAGAGACTGGCCGATTTTGATCTTGCTGCGGCGCAAAAGAGCGGCTATGCCCACCACGCTGGCCAGTTGCAAGCTGGCGATTGCCGCGCCCTGCTGTCCCAAAATCAGCCAGTGATAGAGGGAGAGTGCTGCGCCGATCAGCACTCCCCAGGGCGTGCCCATGAAGCTGCTGGCCAGCGCCACCGGAACTTCCCTGAAATCAAGGTAAAAGCCCGGCGCAAACGTGTGGGTATGCATCAAGCAGGCGAGGCCCGCGCCCAAATACACCAAGCCGCGAAAGACTTTGGTCTTCCAATTTTGCTCGGCGGAAAAGCTCAGGCTCACCAAAATGGCAAACGACGGAAACAAGATCAGCGCAAAGAAAAGACTATCGGTGAGCGACAGCAGCATGGAAAACGTCATCCCCGCTCCGGCAGCCAGCCGCCCAGCCACAGACCAAGCGCCGCTTTGGAGCGCCCATTTGATTTCAATGCTTTCATGCGGCTTTCCTCAACGTGCAGACCATCCCCGCCCTCTCAAGCTGTTTACTGGTGCTCTGAGAATTAAATCACAATAGCGCAGTGGCGTGGGGAATGGAGCCACACCGGAGTGCTGTTTGGCCGAGCTTGTTCGCTCAGCCGAAACAGGGCCAACCCCACTAAAACAACCCTGCCAAGCCGCGCCGCGTTTTGGGAAAACGGGAGCGCTGTACGTCCTGGGCCAGCGTTTCCAGCGCTTTTTGAAGTCCTTGCGCCTCACTTACGATGGCGCTGCTCAGTTCGCTGATCTGGGTATCGCGCTCTTTTTCCCACCAGTTGAGCACCCGCTCATTGAGCTTGGCGTGTTTGGGGCTGCTGATGTCGCGTGGCGGCTGAATGCGGCTGCGGGCGTCTTCAAGCAGCGCCGGTAAGGTGGTGGCGTGGGCGGCGCTACGGAGGTCGCCGCTGGTCTTGAGGTCGGCGACCCGGCGGCTGAGGCGCTCGTCTTCTTGTTGGTGGTGGGCGCGATTGCGGCCCTGAATCAGAGCGGCCCCAATCGCCATGCTGACCAGCGAGACCGTAAAGGCCAGCAGCGACCAGTGTTGCGGGGTGGTCGGTACGTCTGAACTAGGAGCCGAGAGGTCTTGCAAAGTGCTGCTCTGGGCGGCGTTGGCGGCGAGTTGCTGCGTGACTCTTAAGATGCCGTCCCAGTTGAGGTAGCCTTCCACCACCAGATACAGCGAGCTGATCAGCAGGATAGCCGTCAACAGAGACGCCGCGCTCCGCCGCGTGGCGCTGAGCTGGGTGCGGTAAGCCAGTTCTTCGAGCAGCCACAGCAGCAAGACGCTGAACATCACGCCAGCACTGAGAGCAATGATGGTCATATACAGCAGATTGTCAGGGTTGAACAGCAAATTGATGCTGATGCCGCTGATCAGGCCCACGAAAAATTTGCTGAACACCGCAAAAAACGAAAAGGCTTTGGCGCTCAGCGACTTGTCCGGCTCGGGGCGGTAGGGCTGGCCTTCTTTGGCGAGCGAGGCCAGCGCCGCTTGTCCGTAGAGGTCGTCGGCGTCGCGGGTGTACGGGCTGACGCCTTGCTCGATCAAAGCGTCGAAGCGCTGCTGGGTGGCCTGCTCAATCGCTTCGGTGGCCTGAGTGTAGGCCCGCTCGCTGGCGCTGCTCGAATCGTTCATGAACTTGAGGTGCTGCTCTTGGCGCGACCAGGATTGCCGCACGCCCACTCCCGTTTCGGCCAGAGCGCGGGTCAGGGCCGCGTAAGTCACATTGTAATTGACTTCGTACTGGCGCACTCCCAGGTCAAGGACGCGGGCGCGGCGCAGCAAATCCGAGCGCTGGGCTTCGTCGTCGATCAGTTGAATGTCACGCTGCACATCGCTGAGATACGTTTCCAGCTCGGCGGGCGGCAGCACCGGCATGAACTGCTGGGCGCTGAGCGCTTCGGGCGTGGGCAGGGCGGCCAGATGAGATTGATCGACAGCGGGATCGGCGGGCGGCTGTTCATTTTGCACAGCATCGAACACCATATTTAGCTGCCCGTAGGGAGGGGAAAGAGTCTCGCTGGCCGTCTCGGTTTGGTTTTCCTCCATCTGATCTGGCTGTATTTGATTAGGATCAAGCGTGGTCATCGGCGGTCTGCCTTGACAGCGGCGGCAAAGCTCGGATACACGTTGGCGAGGTCGTACGCTCCGGCCAGAATCACCCGTTTGTCGTTGGCGGCCTTGCCGAGCTGGGCCGTGAAGCTGTCGCGGATGCTGCTGCCCGTGGCGTCAGCCTCGGGGCTGAGGCCCGCAATAAAGACGGTGGCGGTGCTGCGGCCCAGCAGTTTGCTGAACACGCTGGGCAAAGTCGAGCGCTGCGGGTCGTCCAGCACGGCTCCGTCGGTAAAGTAAACCACCACGGTCTTGGCGTCTTTGGTGCGCTGCCCCGCCGAAGTGGCAGCGCTGAACCCGGCGGTAATGGCGCTGCCTCTGCCCTTGCAGGGAGCGGTCAAGGCGTTGGAATAGCGCAAAATATCGCTCTTGGGCATCCGAGCGCCGTTGGCCCCCTGGTACTGGAAATCGGCGATGGTCTTGACGCCGCTACAGACTTGCAGCAAGGTCACGCTGTCGCCACTCTTGACCTGATTGAGCATGACATTCTGGGCGATGAGGCGGGCCTGCGGCGCGTACTGAAACGCCGGATTTTTGCTGCTGCCGGTCATGTCCACGGCGATCACCATGTGGATGGGCGGAGAACTCAGCCCCAGCACCGAGGCCGCGCTGAGCGGGGTGGGCACGAGCAAGCTGGAAAGGAGAGGAAACAGGGCAAAACTGGTCATAAAAGAAGTCTCCACGTTGAAAATCGTTTTAAGGTGAGGAAGTCGGCGCGGGATTTTGCGGTGGGTTTTGCAGCACGATGCCCGCTTCCGGCACCGCCGCGCCGTCCACGCGCCGCAGTCCGGTGGGCATCGGCAATTCGGTGAGGGTGTGCGGCAGCTGGCGCAAAAAACTGATCTCGCGGCAAGCGGCCTGGTGGCGGTAGAGGTCGGTGGGCACGGCTGAGACGCCGCTGGGATCGCCCAGCCAGACGGCCATGGCGTATTCCGGCGTGACGCCCGCGCACCAGGTGTCGTTCACGTTGTCGCTGGTGCCGGACTTGGCCCCGAGCTGCGCCGCGCTGCCCAGCAGGCCCGAAAAAAAGGATGGCCGCAAAAACTTGACGTGCGAAGCGTCACCCGACACCGCTGCGGTCAGCATGTCAAACGTCTGGTACGCCACGCGGCTGTCCCACAGCGGAACGCAGCTTCGCGGCGGCAACGGCAAGCGCCGCCCCGAAGCGTCGTAGACCGCCGCCAGCAGATGCGGCGGACACCAGCTGCCCCCGTTGGCGAAGCTGGCATACGCGCCCGCGACTTGCAGCGGTGAGGCCCGCCAGGTTCCGAGGGCCGGGCTGGAGGTGTTGGCCGCGTCTTTGGTGTAGCCCACCGCGCTCAGCGCCCTTGTCAGCGGCTGCTGATACTGCAAGCCGACCTGCACCGCCACGGTGTTGAGCGAGCGGGTGTCGGCCTCGCGGACGGTCACGCTCTGGTTCAGGAAGGTGCCGGTGTTGTTGCCAATCGCCTGCCCATAATAGCTGGTCGGCTGATCGCGGAAGCGGCTGAGCTGATTGAGGCTGCCCGCTCCCTGCCCGAAAGCGGCGGAATACAGCAGCGGTTTGACGGTGCTGGCCACCGGGCGGCGGGCGCTGACGGCCCACTGCTGGCCCGACTCGCCGCTGAGGTTGCCGCCGGTGCTGCTCGCCAGGGCCAGAATCCCGCCGTCGGCCACGTTGATGACGGCGGCCCCTTCGCCCACGTTGGCCCGGTTCTCGCTGACGCGGGCATTCAGATCGCGCTGGGCCTGCGCGTCGATGGTCAGGGTCACGGTGGCGGCGCGGGCGGGCGAAATGCCGCTCTGCTGCAACTCGCGCTTGACCAGGGCCTGCAAAGTCCAGGCTGGATCGGGGTCGCTGCGGTAATCGGGGTTGCGGCTGGCCCGCGCCACCATCAGGTTGGGACCGTATCCAGCGTAGTCCACCCGCCAGAGGCTCGGCTGCACCTGCTCGCCCACTGCCTGCGCGTACTGGTCGTCGGTAATCAGGGTGTGAGTGTGCAGCAGCCCCAGCGTAAGAAGCTGCTGCGCCCGCATGGCCCGGAACCGTTCGGTGGAGTCGGTCAGCGGGGTTTTATCCGTCACCAGATAAGTGCTGGGGCGCGGCAGCAATCCCACCAGAAAAGCACTCTGGGCCAGGCTCAGATCGCTGGCAGGCACCCCGAACATGATGCGGGCAGCGTCGTGAATGCCCTTGCGCTGGCCGATGCCCAGCCAGGGCAAGCTGTTGACGCTCATCTCCAGCACCTCAGCCTTGCTGTAGCGCAGGCTCAGCAGCGGGGCCAGCACGTACTCGGCGGCTTTTCTGAAAATGCCCGCCACGTCGCGGCTCACACCGGTGCGACCAGTATCGTAGTCGAAGTGCCCGGCCAGCACGTTGTTTTTGAGCAGCTGCATGGTGAGGGTGCTGCCCCCCGCGCGGCTGAGCAGCGACTTGGGAATGCGCCCCAGATCGATGCCGGGGTGCCCAAAGTAGCGCACGTCTTCCTTGCTGATATACGCCAGCAAAAATTCCCTGGAGACGGCGGATAGTGGCAGGGTCAGCGTCTCGCGACACGGTACCGGGTTGCTGGGTTGCTGGCCCTGCACCTCGTCGCAGTGGTCGATCACGCCCATATCGTTGCCTTTGTTGTCCAGCACCCGGATCGGCTCGATCTGGTCTTTGAGATTCCAGGTTTTGGAGAGCGAGCCGGTCAGCGCCGCGCCTGCCAGCCCGGTCAGCAAAGTCAGCACCGTGACAATGCCGACGCCCGCCAGCAGCCATCTGAGCAGCCGCCAGATCAGGGCTGGGCGGCGCGGCGAAGTGAACAGGGGAGAAACGCTCAACGCCCCAGATCCGCCAGATGAGTCGCCACCGCCGCGAACTGGGCTTCGCGGTTGAATTGGTTGTAGAGGGCCGAGCCGCCGATCAGCAAAACGACCACTGTGCCGAGGGCGGCCAGAGCAGTCACGCTCCGCTGGCCCCAATGGGCGGGCGTCCGACTGGCGCGGGCCGGACGCGGTTGAGACAGGGGGCGCGGCTTGCCCGCTTTGCCCGGAGACAGGCGGGGCTGAGTGGAGTGTGGCTGGGCACGGCGCTGAAAACGAGGCGAACTCAGGCCACCCCAATTAAGGCCGCTCAGGGGGCCGCTGGTGTAAGGTTTAGGCTTCCGAACAAACCGCATACCGCTCAGTCTAGAGAAGCAATTCTGAGTTTTACGTCCGCCTTTCTGATGATATTCCCATAAAGGGCGTGAGGGGCGCTGTTCAGCCGTTCAAAGCGGTCAAGACATGCTGCGGCGCTTCCAGCGGCATCAGGTGTCCGCAGCCCCGCACGGCAGTGGCCCGCGCTCCCGGTAAGTTCGCCAGCACCTGAGAGCGGATGGTGTCTGCGTCAATCGCTGGATCGTCCTCCGAAAACAGCACCTGAATGGGCAGGGTCAACCTGCTGATCTCGCCGCTGATGTCCTCGCGGCTGCCCACGTCTGGCCAGGCTTGCCAGGCGTCCCGGCTGGCCCGCTGGCCGTCTTGGATAAATTGCTGGCGGTCTGGCTCGGCCAGCGGCTCAAGCGTGATGTGCTTTTGCTGCGCGTCCAGCGCCGCCGAGTCGCCGTAAGCCGAGCGCAATTCAGCGCGGCCCTCCTCGGTCATCGGCTCCGGTGTGGGCGGCGAGGGAGCCACCAACAACAGTTCGGTCACCAGCGCCGGAAATCGGGCGGCCAGCAGCAGCACCACTTTGCCGCCCATCGAGTGCCCCACCAGCTTGAATGGCCCGCCGCCTGCGGCCTGCAACACGTCCGCCAATTGCCCGGCCATGTCTCCGGTGGTCTGGCCCAGCTTTCCGAGCGCCGCCGCGTCCCCGAAGCCCATCAAATCTGGGGTCAGCGGCTCTGCGGCGAGCCCAGCGCGAACCCGCCGCCACAAATGCGCAGAAGTGCCGAAGCCGTGAACCAGCACCAGACGCGGTTCGCTCACGCTTTCAACTCGGCAATCAGGGCGTCGGCGGTTCGC contains:
- a CDS encoding transglycosylase domain-containing protein encodes the protein MSVSPLFTSPRRPALIWRLLRWLLAGVGIVTVLTLLTGLAGAALTGSLSKTWNLKDQIEPIRVLDNKGNDMGVIDHCDEVQGQQPSNPVPCRETLTLPLSAVSREFLLAYISKEDVRYFGHPGIDLGRIPKSLLSRAGGSTLTMQLLKNNVLAGHFDYDTGRTGVSRDVAGIFRKAAEYVLAPLLSLRYSKAEVLEMSVNSLPWLGIGQRKGIHDAARIMFGVPASDLSLAQSAFLVGLLPRPSTYLVTDKTPLTDSTERFRAMRAQQLLTLGLLHTHTLITDDQYAQAVGEQVQPSLWRVDYAGYGPNLMVARASRNPDYRSDPDPAWTLQALVKRELQQSGISPARAATVTLTIDAQAQRDLNARVSENRANVGEGAAVINVADGGILALASSTGGNLSGESGQQWAVSARRPVASTVKPLLYSAAFGQGAGSLNQLSRFRDQPTSYYGQAIGNNTGTFLNQSVTVREADTRSLNTVAVQVGLQYQQPLTRALSAVGYTKDAANTSSPALGTWRASPLQVAGAYASFANGGSWCPPHLLAAVYDASGRRLPLPPRSCVPLWDSRVAYQTFDMLTAAVSGDASHVKFLRPSFFSGLLGSAAQLGAKSGTSDNVNDTWCAGVTPEYAMAVWLGDPSGVSAVPTDLYRHQAACREISFLRQLPHTLTELPMPTGLRRVDGAAVPEAGIVLQNPPQNPAPTSSP
- a CDS encoding VWA domain-containing protein; the protein is MTSFALFPLLSSLLVPTPLSAASVLGLSSPPIHMVIAVDMTGSSKNPAFQYAPQARLIAQNVMLNQVKSGDSVTLLQVCSGVKTIADFQYQGANGARMPKSDILRYSNALTAPCKGRGSAITAGFSAATSAGQRTKDAKTVVVYFTDGAVLDDPQRSTLPSVFSKLLGRSTATVFIAGLSPEADATGSSIRDSFTAQLGKAANDKRVILAGAYDLANVYPSFAAAVKADRR
- a CDS encoding HD domain-containing phosphohydrolase, whose translation is MTFSMLLSLTDSLFFALILFPSFAILVSLSFSAEQNWKTKVFRGLVYLGAGLACLMHTHTFAPGFYLDFREVPVALASSFMGTPWGVLIGAALSLYHWLILGQQGAAIASLQLASVVGIAALLRRSKIKIGQSLKQRAVYAALLFVPSSAVLLLNFVRAPQAFSVAAELYIIKVVFSITGFCLWAALVSLARQTVVSNRRYQRLATRDALTGLHNRYAFEEDQPPLSPNHPEARFLLLLDLDHFKRVNDEHGHLYGDQVLKQFSKVLSAHLNERSRAYRVGGEEFAVRLSVKHAEAQHTVQAFTQQLQAALAEVQRKHFSSLNFALTVSGGLVAEGEQAFQRADELLYLAKGAGRNQILAEWQPRPEALPPSPFNDASPGAATIRSLLRFLAEQGSDEPDLPGLLRAAILCVPGAEAGSLSVRDGEEWVVRGEVGYGEALLGVRYTFSQMQNWHGDLKQLQQGQPRLLTGEALQLHSQRDVEPPDIPASVRRIQEIKANLLLPIVVQGKVVAELNLDNLHDPAAFGSTSLELAKEFALWAAAVMAAHERRHQHQADQESALLMLGLALETRDGATQGHTRRVVELSSALGQHLALSDEQLGALRQGAYLHDLGKLQVADRVLLKSGPFDAEEEALMQRHVELGTQLAEHFPNVSPDACKIIEFHHERWDGAGYPRGVSGKDIPLLARIFAVADVYDALVSERPYKAEWTPEAAIWEIVAQRGVQFDPEVVDAFVELMDDPHSREPSHWAAPDTAQPHS
- a CDS encoding alpha/beta fold hydrolase, with product MSEPRLVLVHGFGTSAHLWRRVRAGLAAEPLTPDLMGFGDAAALGKLGQTTGDMAGQLADVLQAAGGGPFKLVGHSMGGKVVLLLAARFPALVTELLLVAPSPPTPEPMTEEGRAELRSAYGDSAALDAQQKHITLEPLAEPDRQQFIQDGQRASRDAWQAWPDVGSREDISGEISRLTLPIQVLFSEDDPAIDADTIRSQVLANLPGARATAVRGCGHLMPLEAPQHVLTALNG